One part of the Parabacteroides distasonis ATCC 8503 genome encodes these proteins:
- a CDS encoding SusC/RagA family TonB-linked outer membrane protein, whose protein sequence is MNKLTYLLLCLVLGIGLATAQTRKVTGTVISAEDSEPIIGASVIVKGTTTGTVTDFDGVFSLDVPSSAKTLVISYVGMIAREVPVQDVLRVVLQSGTQNLEEVVVTAIGMKKQEKALGYAASTVKSEDLNAAKSGSVMSGLTGKVAGLNITSGGATGSSQKVIVRGISSFSANQPLYVVDGVPIMNDFQGEDSFSNSVDFGNQANDINPEDVESVTVLKGASATALYGSRAANGVIMVTTKRAGAERLSVTYDGSFMGSSVLRVPQTQDRFGQGWGSFGPMENGSWGPVLDGRDHIWGPYSDGSEGLLTPLSKPFSYVKNNLRDFYETGFETNNNVSIRMGNDKLGFVASYGNVKSDGVLPGDADSYARNTISLRGNMKYKRFSAELNLNYVRKDITQAAAGQGDDGATMFSEILQHAVDVDISSMKDYTNPYFNTDNFYTAYAENPYWVLDHNRNKYQDDRVYGKIELAFEIMKGLKAVGRLGGDFTNATQKRWNEKVTFASGSWSELGGKKQQPGTYTERRDKVEQIDATAFLNADYKIGEDIALNGMIGWNLNQQTSSYLKSYLYGLEQPGWFNLANGVDKPMTTTYSDRRRLVGLFAQGEFGYKNFWFVNASIRNDWSSTLPQGNNSFFYGGVNTSLIITDMFEDLKSDYLNFLKVRAAWGQTGNDAPIYRTSSYFTPTQISLGFGDLYLPINNTLGLTEYNRLPSMDLRPEITTEWEFGLTTHLFNNRLDIDAAYYNKSTKDQIISASLAPESRYTSMTRNVGKIANQGVELAVNGIPVRTKDFEWGLGFTFSKNWSEVKELWDDVTEYKLTSSYQVDFVAEVGQPLGVFKVPALATTDDGKVIVDNNGMPTIDASKKEIVGTSTPNFLMGFNTHFTWKGITLSAVLDWRNGGEFYSYTSQLLTFAGNSTYTVFNNREPFVVPNSVKVVNGQYVENDIPIVHWGGASSAVNTYYNNASNYAQYRNWILPKDYLKLREITLSYSLPKAWLKQTPFSMVQVSLIGRNLFMWTPKKNNYVDPEGTNYGNDILSEIGEFGAAPTNRTFGGGIKVVL, encoded by the coding sequence ATGAACAAGTTGACTTATCTTTTACTTTGCCTAGTTTTAGGCATTGGATTGGCCACAGCTCAGACGAGGAAAGTAACAGGTACTGTTATTTCCGCCGAAGACAGTGAACCGATTATTGGTGCGTCTGTAATAGTCAAGGGTACTACTACAGGTACAGTAACGGATTTTGATGGTGTGTTCAGTTTGGATGTACCAAGTTCCGCGAAGACTCTGGTAATTTCTTATGTGGGTATGATTGCTCGTGAGGTTCCGGTACAAGATGTGTTGAGGGTAGTCCTTCAGTCTGGTACCCAGAATCTTGAGGAGGTTGTCGTAACTGCGATTGGTATGAAAAAGCAGGAAAAGGCGTTGGGCTATGCAGCCTCTACTGTGAAGAGTGAAGATTTGAATGCCGCTAAGTCTGGATCAGTGATGTCAGGTTTGACTGGTAAGGTTGCGGGTTTGAATATTACTAGCGGTGGTGCTACAGGCTCTTCTCAGAAAGTAATCGTGCGTGGTATCAGTTCTTTCAGTGCTAATCAACCTTTGTATGTGGTGGATGGTGTGCCTATTATGAATGATTTCCAAGGTGAGGATTCTTTCTCTAACTCCGTGGATTTTGGTAACCAAGCTAATGACATTAACCCAGAGGATGTTGAGTCTGTAACAGTCTTGAAGGGTGCTTCCGCTACTGCCCTTTATGGTAGCCGGGCTGCTAATGGTGTTATCATGGTGACAACAAAACGGGCTGGGGCTGAGAGGCTTTCTGTTACGTACGATGGCTCATTTATGGGATCTAGCGTATTGCGTGTTCCTCAAACACAAGATCGTTTCGGACAAGGATGGGGATCTTTCGGACCTATGGAGAATGGTTCTTGGGGACCGGTTTTGGATGGTCGTGATCATATCTGGGGACCTTACTCAGACGGCTCAGAAGGTTTATTAACTCCGCTTTCTAAGCCTTTCTCGTATGTAAAGAACAATCTTCGTGATTTTTATGAAACTGGTTTTGAGACGAATAATAACGTCTCGATTCGTATGGGTAATGATAAACTTGGTTTTGTTGCCTCCTATGGTAATGTGAAGTCTGACGGTGTATTACCGGGTGACGCTGATTCATATGCTCGTAATACAATCTCGTTAAGAGGTAATATGAAATATAAACGTTTTTCTGCGGAATTAAACTTGAACTATGTCCGTAAAGATATCACACAAGCTGCTGCTGGCCAAGGAGATGATGGTGCAACGATGTTTTCTGAGATTTTGCAACATGCCGTGGATGTAGATATTAGCTCAATGAAAGATTATACGAATCCTTATTTTAATACGGATAACTTCTATACAGCTTATGCGGAGAATCCATATTGGGTGTTAGATCATAATCGTAATAAGTATCAAGATGACCGTGTCTATGGTAAGATCGAGCTTGCTTTTGAGATTATGAAAGGTTTGAAGGCGGTTGGACGTTTAGGTGGTGACTTTACGAACGCTACTCAAAAGAGATGGAATGAAAAAGTGACTTTCGCTTCAGGGTCTTGGAGTGAATTAGGTGGTAAGAAGCAGCAGCCCGGTACTTATACGGAACGTCGTGACAAGGTGGAGCAAATTGATGCGACCGCTTTCTTAAACGCGGATTATAAAATCGGTGAGGATATCGCTTTGAATGGTATGATTGGATGGAACTTGAATCAACAAACGAGTTCTTATTTGAAATCTTATCTGTATGGTTTGGAGCAACCGGGATGGTTTAACTTAGCGAATGGTGTTGATAAGCCCATGACTACGACTTACTCTGATAGACGCCGTTTGGTTGGTTTGTTCGCTCAAGGTGAGTTTGGTTACAAGAATTTCTGGTTTGTGAATGCTTCTATTCGTAACGACTGGTCATCTACTTTACCTCAAGGAAATAATAGCTTTTTCTATGGTGGCGTGAATACTTCATTGATCATCACGGATATGTTTGAGGATTTGAAATCTGATTATCTGAATTTCTTGAAGGTTCGTGCAGCTTGGGGACAGACTGGTAACGATGCTCCGATTTACCGTACTAGCAGTTATTTTACACCGACTCAAATCAGTTTAGGTTTTGGAGATTTATATTTACCTATTAATAATACATTAGGCTTGACAGAGTATAATCGTTTGCCGAGTATGGATCTTCGTCCGGAGATCACGACAGAATGGGAGTTCGGTTTAACAACGCATCTGTTTAACAATCGCTTGGATATTGATGCTGCTTATTATAATAAGAGTACGAAAGATCAGATAATATCTGCTAGTCTGGCTCCGGAGTCTCGCTATACGTCTATGACCCGCAACGTAGGTAAGATTGCGAATCAAGGTGTCGAGTTGGCAGTGAATGGTATTCCTGTTCGTACGAAAGATTTCGAGTGGGGATTAGGTTTTACTTTCAGTAAGAACTGGAGTGAGGTGAAAGAGTTATGGGATGATGTAACTGAGTATAAATTGACAAGTTCCTATCAAGTGGATTTCGTTGCGGAAGTAGGTCAGCCTTTGGGCGTTTTCAAGGTTCCGGCTTTGGCCACGACTGATGATGGTAAGGTGATCGTTGATAATAACGGTATGCCGACAATTGATGCTAGCAAGAAAGAGATCGTAGGAACGTCTACACCTAATTTCTTGATGGGCTTTAATACGCATTTCACATGGAAAGGGATTACTTTATCAGCGGTGTTAGATTGGCGTAATGGCGGTGAGTTCTATTCATATACCTCTCAATTGCTTACATTTGCCGGAAACTCTACTTATACGGTGTTTAATAATCGTGAACCATTTGTGGTTCCTAATTCCGTGAAAGTCGTAAATGGTCAATACGTAGAGAATGATATACCTATCGTACATTGGGGAGGTGCTTCTAGCGCTGTTAATACCTACTATAATAACGCCTCCAACTACGCTCAGTATAGAAATTGGATTTTACCTAAAGATTACTTGAAATTAAGAGAGATTACACTTTCTTACTCTTTGCCGAAAGCATGGTTGAAACAAACCCCATTCTCTATGGTTCAAGTTAGTTTGATCGGACGTAATTTATTTATGTGGACCCCGAAAAAGAACAACTACGTAGATCCGGAAGGTACGAATTATGGTAATGACATCTTGTCTGAAATTGGTGAATTTGGTGCGGCTCCGACAAACCGTACGTTTGGTGGTGGTATTAAAGTTGTATTATAA
- a CDS encoding SusD/RagB family nutrient-binding outer membrane lipoprotein, which translates to MKRNNLIYTGLVSCLLMATTACSDYLDINQNPEYPTEASSSTLLPSGIAGVASIVGGTYELYGSMWSQQCTQGHTSNQYNTLVNYTITNASDSRLWSIPYSIALPDLDLVIKSSESAQEWNYWVMGKTMTAFMYHILVDSYGSIPFTEAILGNENTTPKYDDSKTVVYPGLLAMLDEIIAKKAEATAGGLPSVTKQDLVFAGDVNKWIQFAKSLKLKLLMRDFDTNKAAIKALLDEGDLLSVDAKMDCFQDLENKSNPLYENDRRKLNSTVNIRACATVCDYLKKYEDPRLNDFYSPNTDGSGETTALKYGDRPNSVAVTTRMISVAKLGPTDPVYFMSAAEVAFLQAEAYARLNDVAKAKVAYEQGVNYAFERWGYSAAEFISEGAPYAFDSTDQNSMLTSILTQKWIASTRCQAWDAWFDINRTGIPVLGTKHVDEEGYIWGQLTPCIGSALAPGEYPRRLLYPKSSSDYNPNTPAVVPLAEKQWWHK; encoded by the coding sequence ATGAAAAGAAACAATTTAATATATACAGGACTGGTTAGCTGCTTGTTGATGGCGACTACAGCTTGTTCCGATTATTTGGATATTAACCAGAATCCGGAATATCCAACGGAAGCCTCTTCTTCTACTTTGCTTCCTTCTGGTATCGCAGGAGTAGCAAGTATTGTAGGTGGTACTTACGAATTATATGGTAGCATGTGGTCTCAGCAATGTACGCAGGGACATACATCCAACCAGTATAATACATTGGTTAACTATACGATAACTAACGCATCCGATTCTCGTTTATGGTCTATACCTTATTCAATAGCACTGCCAGACTTGGATTTGGTTATCAAAAGCTCTGAATCGGCTCAAGAATGGAATTATTGGGTAATGGGTAAGACTATGACTGCCTTTATGTATCATATCCTAGTGGACTCTTATGGCTCTATTCCTTTTACAGAAGCTATTCTTGGGAATGAGAATACTACACCGAAATATGATGACAGTAAGACTGTGGTTTATCCGGGATTATTAGCGATGTTGGACGAGATTATCGCTAAAAAAGCGGAAGCTACCGCAGGTGGTTTGCCTTCGGTTACAAAACAAGACTTGGTGTTCGCTGGTGACGTGAATAAGTGGATTCAATTTGCGAAGAGTTTAAAGCTAAAATTGTTGATGCGTGATTTCGATACGAATAAAGCTGCTATCAAGGCATTGCTCGACGAAGGAGATTTGCTGAGTGTAGACGCTAAGATGGACTGTTTTCAAGATTTGGAAAATAAATCAAATCCATTGTATGAGAATGACCGTCGTAAATTGAATTCAACTGTAAATATTCGTGCGTGCGCTACGGTTTGCGATTATTTGAAAAAATATGAGGATCCTCGTTTAAATGATTTTTATTCACCTAATACGGATGGCTCCGGCGAGACAACAGCTTTGAAGTATGGTGACCGCCCAAACTCGGTAGCGGTAACAACTCGTATGATCTCTGTGGCTAAGCTAGGTCCTACAGATCCTGTTTATTTTATGTCTGCTGCTGAGGTAGCGTTCCTGCAAGCGGAAGCTTACGCTCGTTTGAATGATGTGGCTAAAGCGAAAGTGGCTTATGAGCAAGGTGTGAATTATGCGTTTGAACGTTGGGGGTATTCTGCTGCCGAGTTTATTTCTGAAGGTGCTCCTTATGCATTCGATAGTACGGACCAAAATTCAATGCTTACCTCTATTTTGACCCAGAAGTGGATCGCTTCCACTCGTTGTCAAGCATGGGACGCATGGTTTGATATCAATCGTACCGGTATTCCTGTTTTAGGGACAAAGCATGTGGATGAGGAAGGATATATTTGGGGGCAGTTGACTCCTTGCATTGGTTCTGCGTTGGCTCCGGGTGAATATCCTCGTCGTTTATTGTATCCGAAGTCATCTTCAGACTATAACCCTAATACTCCGGCGGTAGTTCCGTTAGCGGAAAAACAATGGTGGCATAAATAA
- a CDS encoding lipid-binding protein yields the protein MKQINKLLVILLALVTFSSCETYGDYEIEYTAIYPLCGEWVVNVTGEDGGVLAEGVTCNTYNTTDDATDKMWIKMSVATNDWGVRGKIHCDVTSKSFDGDGIANLLHADDGINSTVTFNISGKVIVDGYTTQANTKVDAIEFTLTQNGKSMTVKGFRKTGWEGEDY from the coding sequence ATGAAACAGATAAATAAATTACTGGTTATCTTATTGGCGTTGGTCACCTTTTCTTCTTGTGAGACTTATGGTGATTACGAGATAGAATACACGGCTATTTACCCTTTATGTGGCGAATGGGTAGTTAATGTTACAGGTGAGGATGGTGGTGTCTTGGCGGAAGGTGTGACCTGCAATACTTACAATACGACTGATGATGCCACGGATAAGATGTGGATAAAAATGAGTGTTGCCACAAACGACTGGGGAGTACGTGGCAAGATTCATTGCGATGTCACTTCTAAATCTTTTGATGGGGATGGTATCGCTAATCTGCTCCATGCGGATGATGGTATAAATTCTACTGTAACCTTCAATATCTCTGGTAAAGTAATTGTGGATGGTTATACTACTCAAGCCAATACAAAAGTGGATGCCATTGAATTTACCTTGACTCAAAATGGAAAGTCGATGACGGTTAAGGGATTCCGTAAAACAGGTTGGGAAGGTGAAGATTATTGA
- a CDS encoding site-specific integrase: MEKVIYNLVFNRKKQLNAEGKALIQVEAYLNRQKRYFSTKVYVKPCQWDNKRRSIKNHPNMDALNLYLQNYVMELERDELEKRQANNGFSLKDLREEASSTSTSSSFLVFMREEILHSNLKESTLKNHLSTLHVLSLYKKDVLFKDINFNFLCDFEYFLLKQEYHRNTIAKHMKHLKRYINLAINKELFELHKYPFRKYKIKYQESKRTHLTPEELGRLENLKLDGQRTLRRCLDMFLFSCYTGLRFSDIVSITKENFLIIDDKVWLVYSSVKTDVSVRLPLFLLFEGKSLPIYERYKNAPRTLFGVPLSSNSNVNKQLRRISQLASIDKKVSFHTARHTNATLLLYNGANITTVQKLLGHKSVRTTEIYSNIMDMTIVRDLEKIETRLKFG, encoded by the coding sequence ATGGAAAAAGTAATTTACAACTTAGTGTTTAATCGAAAAAAGCAATTGAATGCGGAAGGAAAAGCTTTGATTCAAGTAGAGGCCTATTTGAATAGGCAAAAGAGGTATTTTTCAACGAAGGTTTATGTGAAACCTTGTCAATGGGACAACAAGAGACGTTCCATAAAGAATCATCCGAATATGGATGCGTTAAACCTGTATCTTCAGAACTATGTTATGGAGTTGGAGAGAGATGAGCTGGAGAAGAGACAAGCGAATAACGGTTTTTCGTTGAAGGATCTGCGTGAGGAGGCTTCTTCGACATCTACGTCTTCCTCTTTTCTTGTTTTCATGCGTGAGGAGATTTTACATAGTAATTTGAAAGAATCGACATTAAAAAACCATTTGTCCACTTTGCATGTTCTATCCTTATATAAAAAGGACGTTCTGTTTAAGGATATTAATTTCAATTTCTTATGCGATTTTGAATATTTCTTATTGAAGCAGGAGTATCATCGAAATACGATCGCTAAACATATGAAGCATTTGAAACGATATATCAACTTGGCGATTAATAAGGAGTTGTTCGAGTTGCACAAATATCCATTTCGGAAATATAAGATTAAATATCAAGAGAGTAAGCGTACTCATTTAACGCCTGAGGAGTTAGGTCGTTTGGAAAACTTAAAGCTGGATGGGCAGCGTACATTGCGCCGGTGTCTGGATATGTTTTTATTTAGTTGCTACACGGGATTACGTTTCTCAGACATAGTAAGTATAACGAAAGAGAACTTTTTGATTATTGATGATAAGGTTTGGCTGGTTTATTCATCGGTGAAGACAGATGTGAGTGTCCGTTTGCCGCTATTCCTCTTGTTCGAGGGTAAATCTTTACCTATCTATGAGCGATATAAGAATGCGCCGAGAACCCTGTTTGGTGTTCCCTTATCCTCTAATTCAAACGTGAATAAGCAATTACGCCGAATCAGCCAATTGGCAAGTATTGATAAGAAGGTATCTTTTCATACGGCTCGGCATACAAATGCTACCTTATTATTATATAATGGAGCGAATATAACTACGGTACAAAAGTTGTTAGGGCATAAAAGTGTTCGTACTACCGAAATCTATAGCAATATCATGGATATGACGATTGTCCGCGATCTTGAGAAGATTGAGACACGATTGAAGTTCGGCTAG
- a CDS encoding SusD/RagB family nutrient-binding outer membrane lipoprotein, giving the protein MKLQNISKKLLTGVVFTAALVSCSEDKMDEINKDHNHTTAVPAKMILTDVMTSTAFSVVSGDFNLYGGMYVEHETGSHNQFYYAETRSSCTSASTFNNSWGGTYSTLKDALISVKVAEEEQNFITKGIAELFVAYNLAILTDMYGDTPWKEACDYTVSMTPAIDKQEEIYKDIMAYVDAAIEDLQKPDLTSLSNQDLIYKGDASAWLKTAYGLKARYTMRLMGRSADVKGDMEKVLDYISKSYTSAAEQCSYAMYGVGVNINPFFGVFYSRLGEVASRSMFDKLNERNDPRIRRCYVEANSQTMIASKDDPLLNLAHNGDLVQSQLEYTVSMFCAAQTAPTHILSYHEVLFLKAEALCRLNRKDEAKAVLKEAVVAGMANMEVNIKSALASDYWGGFLNVTNEVTPEEAASYFDENVVPLFDANPLKETMIQKYISFWNADGESTECYNDVRRLKSLGEDIYGLQNPGKFPLRCPYGNDDTTTNPNIQAAYGDGQYVFTENVWWAGGTR; this is encoded by the coding sequence ATGAAACTTCAAAATATCTCAAAAAAATTATTGACGGGAGTTGTTTTCACCGCAGCCTTGGTCTCTTGCTCTGAGGATAAGATGGATGAGATCAACAAAGATCATAATCATACCACAGCAGTTCCCGCAAAGATGATCCTTACGGATGTCATGACTTCGACTGCGTTTAGCGTGGTTAGCGGCGATTTCAATTTATATGGTGGTATGTATGTGGAACATGAGACAGGTTCGCATAATCAATTCTACTATGCGGAAACCCGTTCTTCTTGTACATCGGCTTCTACCTTTAATAACTCATGGGGGGGAACCTATTCGACACTGAAAGATGCTTTGATCTCTGTCAAAGTCGCAGAAGAAGAGCAGAACTTCATAACAAAAGGCATTGCGGAACTTTTCGTGGCTTACAATTTGGCGATCTTGACAGATATGTATGGTGATACACCTTGGAAAGAGGCTTGTGACTATACAGTATCTATGACTCCCGCTATCGATAAACAAGAGGAGATTTATAAGGATATCATGGCCTATGTGGATGCCGCAATTGAAGATCTTCAGAAACCAGATCTGACGAGCCTGTCTAATCAAGATTTGATTTATAAAGGTGACGCTTCGGCTTGGCTAAAGACAGCTTATGGCTTGAAGGCTCGTTATACGATGCGCTTGATGGGACGTAGCGCTGATGTTAAGGGCGATATGGAAAAGGTGTTGGATTATATTTCCAAGTCGTACACCTCGGCAGCCGAGCAATGTAGCTATGCTATGTATGGTGTGGGTGTTAATATCAACCCATTTTTCGGAGTATTCTATTCTCGTTTAGGTGAAGTAGCCAGCCGAAGTATGTTTGATAAATTGAATGAGCGTAATGATCCGCGTATCAGACGTTGCTATGTGGAGGCTAACAGCCAAACGATGATTGCTTCTAAGGATGATCCATTATTGAATCTTGCTCATAATGGTGATTTAGTGCAAAGTCAGTTAGAATATACTGTTTCCATGTTCTGTGCAGCTCAAACCGCTCCGACTCACATCTTAAGTTATCATGAGGTATTGTTCTTGAAGGCAGAGGCTTTGTGTCGTTTAAATCGTAAGGATGAGGCAAAAGCAGTGTTGAAAGAGGCTGTTGTCGCAGGTATGGCTAATATGGAGGTTAATATCAAGTCTGCCCTCGCTTCTGATTATTGGGGAGGTTTCTTGAATGTAACAAACGAGGTGACACCGGAGGAGGCCGCTTCTTACTTTGATGAGAATGTCGTTCCCTTATTCGATGCTAATCCTTTGAAAGAGACGATGATTCAGAAATATATTTCTTTCTGGAACGCAGATGGAGAGTCTACCGAGTGCTATAATGACGTACGTCGTTTGAAGAGCTTGGGTGAGGATATTTATGGCTTGCAAAATCCGGGTAAGTTCCCGTTAAGATGTCCGTATGGTAATGATGATACTACGACTAATCCTAATATACAAGCTGCTTATGGTGATGGTCAGTATGTGTTTACCGAAAACGTATGGTGGGCTGGCGGAACTCGCTAA